The following proteins come from a genomic window of Triticum aestivum cultivar Chinese Spring chromosome 6A, IWGSC CS RefSeq v2.1, whole genome shotgun sequence:
- the LOC123127302 gene encoding 25S rRNA (cytosine-C(5))-methyltransferase NSUN5, which produces MPPPLKNRSHAPAKAGQSRPPPRQPGRRMARRDGGERAAFFARREAATVLRRVLRGDASKRSGGSIKSLVFSPSVRNKRATFALVCQTLKYLPILKEVLASSGVFSSKWKKQEELVYVTAYDILFGQEIAVSGSVEEYIMLHKDTFRTALQKICVKRKVSNVEDLLSEKTTVKPKPRFVRVNTLKTTTGSVIEVLSKMHKVDKDDMVPDMLVLPPGTDMHKHPLVTDGKVFLQGKASCMVAAALSPKPGWKVIDACAAPGNKTVHLAALMNGEGSIIACELNKERAKTLQHTVRRSGANNIETVIGDFLNIDSNDPSYAEVRAILLDPSCSGSGISTERLDHLLPSHSIDDQDDGGSSARIRKLSAFQRKALSHALSFPSVERLVYSTCSIHQAENEDVVSSVLPLASSLGFELATPFPQWRRRGLPVFHGAEHLLRTDPEDDLEGFFIALFVRKAAAADALEPSEDGRALGRKRKRACTTRSGGLRAFSSLRLSRMDVLCSIWGI; this is translated from the exons ATGCCGCCGCCGCTCAAGAATCGCAGCCACGCTCCCGCGAAGGCCGGGCAGAGCCGGCCGCCGCCACGCCAGCCGGGGCGGCGGATGGCTAGGCGCGACGGTGGGGAGCGAGCGGCCTTCTTCGCGCGGCGCGAGGCGGCCACGGTGCTCCGGCGCGTGCTACGCGGGGACGCCTCCAAGCGCTCCGGGGGATCCATCAAGTCCCTCGTCTTCTCCCCCTCCGTACGCAACAAGCGTGCCACCTTCGCCCTCGTCTGCCAGACCCTCAAGT ATCTTCCAATTCTTAAGGAGGTTTTAGCATCAAGTGGAGTATTCAGCAGCAAATGGAAG AAACAAGAGGAATTAGTTTATGTGACGGCCTACGACATCCTCTTCGGTCAG GAAATTGCAGTTTCTGGATCTGTCGAGGAGTATATTATGCTACATAAAGATACTTTTAGGACTGCTCTTCAGAAAATATGTGTTAAAAGGAAAGTCAGTAATGTTGAGGACTTGTTAAGCGAGAAAACTACAG TCAAACCGAAGCCCAGGTTTGTTCGTGTAAACACACTCAAGACCACAACAGGATCGGTTATTGAAGTACTAAGTAAAATGCACAAG GTTGATAAAGATGATATGGTTCCAGACATGTTGGTGCTCCCTCCTGGAACTGATATGCATAAACATCCATTGGTCACAGATGGAAAGGTGTTTTTGCAG GGAAAAGCAAGTTGTATGGTGGCAGCTGCATTGAGTCCTAAGCCGGGTTGGAAG GTTATTGATGCATGTGCGGCTCCAGGGAACAAAACAGTCCATCTTGCTGCACTCATGAATGGAGAAGGGAGTATTATTGCTTGTGAACTTAACAAAGAGAGGGCCAAGACATTGCAACATACTGTCAGAAGATCTGGAGCAAACA ATATTGAAACAGTTATTGGTGACTTTTTGAATATAGATAGCAATGATCCGTCATATGCAGAG GTTCGTGCTATTCTATTAGACCCCTCTTGCTCTGGATCTGGAATCTCTACTGAGAGACTCGACCACTTGCTTCCTTCACATTCTATAG ATGATCAGGATGATGGAGGTTCAAGCGCAAGGATCCGGAAACTGTCCGCCTTTCAGCGGAAAGCTCTCTCACATGCTCTATCAT TTCCCTCTGTAGAGAGATTGGTCTACAGCACCTGTTCAATACACCAGGCAGAGAATGAGGATGTCGTCAGCTCTGTGCTACCTTTAGCCTCATCACTCGGTTTCGAGCTCGCTACCCCATTCCCTCAATGGAGGCGCCGTGGCCTTCCGGTCTTCCACGGAG CCGAGCATTTGCTTCGGACGGACCCCGAGGATGATCTGGAGGGATTCTTCATAGCGCTTTTTGTGAGGAAAGCAGCCGCCGCAGATGCTTTGGAGCCTAGCGAAGACGGTCGCGCTTTGGGAAGGAAAAGGAAACGAGCTTGCACAACGCGAAGCGGAGGTCTCAGGGCGTTCAGCTCCTTGAGATTGTCCAGGATGGACGTGCTCTGCTCCATCTGGGGTATATAG